A stretch of Channa argus isolate prfri chromosome 16, Channa argus male v1.0, whole genome shotgun sequence DNA encodes these proteins:
- the hikeshi gene encoding protein Hikeshi, with the protein MFGCLVAGRLVQTDPVQVASDKFVFNLTDYENVNHVVVFMLGTVPFPAGMGGAVYFSFPDPLSGGPVWQLLGFITNEKPSAIFRISGLKSGEGGAHPFGMMAASSVAQVGVSVEALEHLAQQTPVSSAAVSTVDSFLQFTQKMLDSLYNFASSFALSQAQMTPNPTETFIPSSCILKWYANFQRRMEQNPNFWKS; encoded by the coding sequence ATGTTCGGTTGTTTGGTCGCCGGCAGGTTGGTGCAGACGGACCCGGTCCAGGTCGCCTCGGACAAGTTCGTGTTCAACCTGACGGACTATGAGAACGTGAACCATGTGGTGGTGTTCATGCTGGGCACGGTGCCGTTCCCCGCCGGCATGGGCGGTGCCGTCTACTTCTCCTTCCCAGACCCGCTGAGCGGCGGCCCGGTATGGCAGCTGCTCGGCTTCATCACCAACGAAAAGCCCAGCGCCATATTCAGGATCTCCGGGCTGAAATCCGGTGAGGGCGGCGCGCACCCATTTGGCATGATGGCCGCATCCTCCGTGGCTCAGGTCGGGGTTTCGGTGGAAGCTCTGGAGCATCTGGCCCAGCAGACCCCGGTGTCCAGCGCCGCCGTCTCCACCGTGGACTCGTTCCTGCAGTTCACCCAGAAGATGCTGGACAGTCTCTACAACTTCGCCTCGTCTTTCGCCCTGTCGCAGGCGCAGATGACGCCGAACCCGACGGAGACCTTCATCCCTTCCAGCTGCATCCTCAAGTGGTACGCGAACTTCCAGAGGCGAATGGAACAGAACCCGAACTTCTGGAAGTCCTGA
- the LOC137101436 gene encoding dehydrogenase/reductase SDR family member 13-like yields MLLELLLLGALLIGVYFLLHTTVLKLPRCKSTAKLHGKTAIVTGANTGIGLTTAKDLARRGARVILACRDRQRAEAAVQEIIKDTGNNQVIFMQLDLASLKSVRSFVENFLRKESRLDLLINNAGLISDGTTDDGFGMIFGVNHLGHFLLTVLLLDLLKASGPSRVVTVSSRGYKMGNVDFNCLTTHKDLASGNSNYQLFKKYCHSKLCNILFTYELAKKLQGTNVTCYSLHPGAIKTDISRYSSLWWKLLFSPVIFFFFTDAESGAQTTLHCALEQGIEHLSGHYFTHCAPLLNIESKARDDAAAKKLWELSESFCGLA; encoded by the exons atgctgctggagctgctgctgctgggagcTCTGTTAATCGGAGTTTATTTCCTGCTCCACACGACTGTCCTCAAGCTGCCCAGGTGTAAAAGTACAGCAAAGCTACACGGGAAGACAGCCATCGTGACCG GAGCAAACACTGGCATCGGTTTGACCACAGCAAAGGACCTGGCCAGAAGAGGGGCAAGGGTGATCTTGGCCTGCAGGGACAGACAGCGAGCTGAGGCTGCCGTCCAGGAAATCATCAAG GACACTGGGAACAACCAGGTGATCTTCATGCAGCTTGATCTGGCCAGTCTGAAGTCTGTTCGCTCCTTTGTGGAAAACTTCCTGAGGAAGGAGTCCAGGCTGGACCTCCTCATCAACAACGCAG GTCTGATAAGTGATGGAACGACAGACGATGGCTTCGGGATGATCTTTGGCGTCAATCACCTGGGTCACTTCCTTTTGACGGTGTTGCTGCTGGATCTTCTGAAGGCGAGCGGGCCGAGCCGTGTGGTCACCGTGTCCTCCAGAGGCTACAAGATGGGGAACGTGGATTTCAACTGTCTGACTACTCACAAAGATTTGGCTTCTGGCAACAGCAACTATCAGCTCTTTAAGAAATACTGTCACAGCAAACTGTGCAACATCCTCTTCACCTACGAGCTCGCTAAGAAGCTGCAGGGCACCAACGTTACCTGCTACAGCCTCCACCCTG gAGCCATAAAGACAGATATTAGTCGTTACTCAAGCTTGTGGTGGAAACTGCTCTTCTCACcagtcattttcttcttcttcacggACGCTGAATCCGGAGCTCAGACTACGCTCCACTGTGCCCTGGAGCAAGGCATCGAACACCTCAGTGGCCACTACTTCACCCATTGTGCACCGCTGCTTAACATCGAGTCCAAGGCGAGAGACGACGCAGCGGCCAAGAAGCTGTGGGAGCTCAGCGAGAGTTTCTGTGGTTTGGcctaa
- the LOC137101433 gene encoding dehydrogenase/reductase SDR family member 13-like: protein MLLELLLLGALLIGVYFLLHTTVLKMPRCKSTAKLHGKTAIVTGANTGIGLTTAKDLARRGARVILACRDRQRAEAAVQEIIKDTGNNQVIFMQLDLASLKSVRSFVENFLRKESRLDLLINNAGLISDGTTDDGFGMIFGVNHLGHFLLTVLLLDLLKASGPSRVVTVSSRGYKMGNVDFNCLTTHKDLASGNSNYQLFKKYCHSKLCNILFTYELAKKLQGTNVTCYSLHPGAIKTELARYSSPWLRVLLGLPVTLFFTDAESGAQTTLHCALEQGIEHLSGHYFTHCAPLLNIKSKARDDAAAKKLWELSESFCGLA from the exons ATGCTGCtggaactgctgctgctgggagcTCTGTTAATCGGAGTTTATTTCCTGCTCCACACGACTGTCCTCAAGATGCCCAGGTGTAAAAGTACAGCAAAGCTACACGGGAAGACAGCCATCGTGACCG GAGCAAACACTGGCATCGGTTTGACCACAGCAAAGGACCTGGCCAGAAGAGGGGCAAGGGTGATCTTGGCCTGCAGGGACAGACAGCGAGCTGAGGCTGCCGTCCAGGAAATCATCAAG GACACTGGGAACAACCAGGTGATCTTCATGCAGCTTGATCTGGCCAGTCTGAAGTCTGTTCGCTCCTTTGTGGAAAACTTCCTGAGGAAGGAGTCCAGGCTGGACCTCCTCATCAACAACGCAG GTCTGATAAGTGATGGAACGACAGACGATGGCTTCGGGATGATCTTTGGCGTCAATCACCTGGGTCACTTCCTTTTGACGGTGTTGCTGCTGGATCTTCTGAAGGCGAGCGGGCCGAGCCGTGTGGTCACCGTGTCCTCCAGAGGCTACAAGATGGGGAACGTGGATTTCAACTGTCTGACTACTCACAAAGATTTGGCTTCTGGCAACAGCAACTATCAGCTCTTTAAGAAATACTGTCACAGCAAACTGTGCAACATCCTCTTCACCTACGAGCTCGCTAAGAAGCTGCAGGGCACCAACGTTACCTGCTACAGCCTCCACCCTG gGGCCATAAAGACAGAACTCGCTCGTTACTCAAGCCCGTGGTTGAGGGTCCTCTTGGGTCTACCTGTCACCCTCTTCTTCACGGACGCTGAATCCGGAGCTCAGACTACGCTCCACTGTGCCCTGGAGCAAGGCATCGAACACCTCAGTGGTCACTACTTCACCCATTGTGCACCGCTGCTTAACATCAAGTCCAAGGCGAGAGACGACGCAGCGGCCAAGAAGCTGTGGGAGCTCAGCGAGAGTTTCTGTGGTTTGGcctaa
- the LOC137101434 gene encoding dehydrogenase/reductase SDR family member 13-like, with amino-acid sequence MLLELLLLGALLIGVYFLLHTTVLKLPRCKSTAKLHGKTAIVTGANTGIGLTTAKDLARRGARVILACRDRQRAEAAVQEIIKDTGNNQVIFMQLDLASLKSVRSFVENFLRKESRLDLLINNAGLISDGTTDDGFGMIFGVNHLGHFLLTVLLLDLLKASGPSRVVTVSSRGYKIGNVDFNCLTTHKDLASGNSNYQLFRKYCHSKLCNILFTYELAKKLQGTNVTCYSLHPGAIKTDISRYSSLWWKLLFSPLFFFFFTDAESGAQTTLHCALEQGIEHLSGHYFTHCAPLLNIKSKARDDAAAKKLWELSESFCGLA; translated from the exons ATGttgctggagctgctgctgctgggagcTCTGTTAATCGGAGTTTATTTCCTGCTCCACACGACTGTCCTCAAGCTGCCCAGGTGTAAAAGTACAGCAAAGCTACACGGGAAGACAGCCATCGTGACCG GAGCAAACACTGGCATCGGTTTGACCACAGCAAAGGACCTGGCCAGAAGAGGGGCAAGGGTGATCTTGGCCTGCAGGGACAGACAGCGAGCTGAGGCTGCCGTCCAGGAAATCATCAAG GACACTGGGAACAACCAGGTGATCTTCATGCAGCTTGATCTGGCCAGTCTGAAGTCTGTTCGCTCCTTTGTGGAAAACTTCCTGAGGAAGGAGTCCAGGCTGGACCTCCTCATCAACAACGCAG GTCTGATAAGCGATGGAACGACAGACGATGGCTTCGGGATGATCTTTGGCGTCAATCACCTGGGTCACTTCCTTTTGACGGTGTTGCTGCTGGATCTTCTGAAGGCGAGCGGGCCGAGCCGTGTGGTCACCGTGTCCTCCAGAGGCTACAAGATAGGGAATGTGGATTTCAACTGTCTGACTACTCACAAAGATTTGGCTTCTGGCAACAGCAACTATCAGCTCTTCAGGAAATACTGTCACAGCAAACTGTGCAACATCCTCTTCACCTACGAGCTCGCTAAGAAGCTGCAGGGCACCAACGTTACCTGCTACAGCCTCCACCCTG gAGCCATAAAGACAGATATTAGTCGTTACTCAAGCTTGTGGTGGAAACTGCTCTTCTCaccactttttttcttcttcttcacggACGCTGAATCCGGAGCTCAGACTACGCTCCACTGTGCCCTGGAGCAAGGCATCGAACACCTCAGTGGCCACTACTTCACCCATTGTGCACCGCTGCTTAACATCAAGTCCAAGGCGAGAGACGACGCAGCGGCCAAGAAGCTGTGGGAGCTCAGCGAGAGTTTCTGTGGTTTGGcctaa